The sequence below is a genomic window from Arthrobacter sp. U41.
ATTTTGTCACGTGAGTCCACGCTCACACAGGCCCGGTCTGAGCCAGCGAAGACAGCCGGTACCATCGTCGGTTTCCCGGCCGCGGCCCGGATTGCTTCGCGGGCAGAGGTACGGTAAGCGAGCACACCAGACCATCCCCGGGGCTTCGCCTCGGCGCAATCCCTGCAACGCTGCGTCAACACCGGGGAGGCGACGGCCGCCCTGACCGGACATGGCACACTTCTCCGCGGCGCGGGTCCTGGGAGAGCCGGCCGGGGCGAGGGCAAATCTCGCGCAGGGTGACTCGTGGGGACACCCGGTGGGTGTTGTTTGGAAGAGCGGGGAAGTCAGGGTTGTTGTTCAGGCTTCGAACCGGGCACTTGGCGGCACGTGCCCGGAGAGCCCGAGCAGCAGTTCTTCGGCGACTTGGTGTAGTTTTTGGTTCCGGTGGTTTGAGGCCCGGGTCAGGATGGCGAAGGCCTCTTCCTGGCTGCAGCGGTTTTGGGCCATGATGGCCCCGCAGGCGAGGTCGATCGTTGACCGGCTTGTCATGGCGGCTTTGAGGTCTTCGGCCAGGAGTTGTGCGGTTCCTATCCGGACGGCCAGGCGCAATGCGTCGCCGGCGATCGTGGCGAAGTTTTCGGCGATGGCGATGGACGCCGGGGTGAAGGCCCCGGCGGCCGGAGCGAACAGGTCAAGAGCGGCCCAGGAATCTTTGCCGAGCTCGAGCGGGATTCCGAGGACGGCGTGGTAGCCACGGTTGGTGAGTTCGTGTTGGAAGTCGGGCCAGCGCGGGTCGCCGTTGACGTCATTGAGCAGGACTGTGGTGTTGGTTTCCAGTGCCAGCATGCAGGGGCCGGCGCCGAGGGCCTGCTCGATCTGGTCCAGGGCGCGTGCCTCCTCGCTGCTTCCGGCGATCGTGATGGTGCGCCGGCGCCGCCGCAACGCCACGGCGCACTCGACCGGACGGCCGATGGCCGGGCTGATGGTCCGGGCCGCGAAGAGCGCCAGTTCGTTCAGGAACTCGCTCACGGTACCGGACTCCGTGATGAGGTCCTGAAGGTCTGAGACGGCGGATTCATCGGAAGGACTTGTCATGGCCTCAGAATACGACGCACCGGGCCCCGTGTGTGCCTTTTTCATATCCGGTTACCCGGCCTGACGCTGATCTTGCATCGACCGGCCGTGGCGGCTTCACTGCCCTGGGCCATCAGCAGATCTCCGTCCGCGAGCGGCACCATGTTGTGTAGGATTCTGCGCACGCCCGGACCCCGGACGGGATCCGCCGCACCGGCCAGGCCAGGATCCACGCGTGGCTGAAGAAACACGGTGCCCGCCCCTCCGCCGCGGTCGCCCAGGACGCCGTGGACGCCGCGAAATCCCAGCACACCACCGTCCCGGCCCAACACCTCGGGGAACTGATCGTCGCCGCCCTCGCACAGGAAGTCATCACCCTGAATGAGGAACTCGCCGAGCTGGACGCGCTGATCAGCGAGAAGGTCACCGAACACCGGCACACCCGGACCCTGTTGAGTATGCCCGGCTTCGGACCCTTCCTCGCAGCCGAATTCCTCGGTGCCACGGGCGGAGACCTCACCGTCTTTCAAACTGCGGACCGGTTTGCCGGGGTCGCCGGACTCGCCCCCGCACGCCGGGACTCCGGACGGATCACCGGCAACCACCACCGCCCCCGCCGCTACGACCGCAGGCTCCTGCGCGTCTTCTACCTCTCCGGCCTCTCGGCACTGAAAGCTGCCCCGCCTCCCGGACCTACTACGACCGAAAACGGACCGAAGGCAAAACCCACATCCAGGCCATGCTCTCCCAGGCCCGGCGAAGGTTGAACGTCCTCTGGGCCATGCTCCGCGACGGCACCACGTACACTCCTGTTGCTGCGGGACTGAAGGCTGCGTGATGCATCCTCAGCCGCTGTAGGAGGCAAGGTGCGGCAAGTGGAGGTCGCTCAGGCGCTCATTGAGGACCAACGCCAGCAGATCGCTGTCCTGGATCGGCAGCAGAATCAGTCCGTTCAGATATGCATCGACGACCAACAGGTCCTGGTTGCCCCCGTACACGAAGTACGCCAACCACGCGTCATGGACTTCGAGGTCTGCGAGCAGGAACGCAACATGAGTCAATTCCTGCTGGTTTTTGTCCATCAGAACCCACACCCTCTTACCTCCCGAACTTCGCAGAAGTGCGGGATTTCAAGCCGTTGTTTGATCGCAGGACAAGCATTCCCGCGGTCTCCCATAAGGCTACGACTGCGCCCGCACGGCGGCCACCCTTTCTTCATCGGGCCACCGCGCACTGCGGTGTTCTGTCCCGGATGGCCGGAAGCTGGCACGACGGGCCCGGCAAGGGGCCGATACGGGCCTCGCTGCGCTCGTGCAGCATGGGCGTTTCTCTTGACCTCGCCGGGGCATATGCCGCAACGCGTTGGTTCCGGATCCGGGATGCCTGCGCGCCCAAGGTGTCAGGCCTGACCCGGTGTCGCCGCGAAGCAGCATCTCCCGCGCCAGGTCACCACTGCCACTTCCTGGCTGGGTGATGGTCCTTTGGCCCTAGCAGCAGGTCTTCCCGTTTGGAACGATTTTGGTAGGTGACCCCCGGGTGGGAGGGACCTGCACGAAGTGGCGGGTCGGTGGCGCTCAAACAACAGGAGTCTGTCGATGGGTTTGCCTTTGGACGCCGCTGCTGCCCGGGAACGGGCCCCGGGGTCGGTGCGCGTCTTTGTCGTCGATAGTCACGAGCTCGTCCGGGAAGGGCTGAGGGACTTTCTCGAGGGAGAAGGCCTCGAGGTGGTCGGTGAGTGCTGGTCAGCGGCCGAGGCCAGCCGCCGGATCGTGGAAGCGGGCGCGGACGTGGCGGTACTGGATGGACCTCTGCCTGACGGGACCGGAATTGAAGTCTGCCGGTATGTGCGCTCCGTTGATTCGGATCTGCAGTGCCTGATGATGACCAGCTATGTCGATGACGAGGTGCTTCGCAGTGTCGTTCTTGCCGGCGCGGCAGGTTGTGTGCTCCGGCAAGTCCGGGGCCTCCACCTGGCCGAGGCCATCCGTCGTGCCGCTACGGGGGAATCGCTCCTGGGCACTGAGGTGGTGGACAGGGCGAGGGCGTGGTTCGCCAACGCGGCGGCGGACCCGGGATTTGGTGACCTGGCCGGCGCGGAGAGGGAAGTGCTGGCACTGATTGGCAAGGGTCTGAGCGACCGGCAGATCAGTGAGGCATTGGGTCTGGCTGAGACGAGGGTACGTGAGCTCGTTTCCACGCTGCTGGTCAAACTGGGGTTCGGAGGCGGTAGCGGGCCAGCGGTCGGCCGGCCGACAGATGCGCTCCCGTGAATCGACGAGACTGAGCCGTCCGGCGGCCGGATCCCGGGCCTGATCAGTGCACTTCACATTGGGTTGCCGCTGTGGCGTTCGCCCGGCAGCGCATCCTCCACGGATGAGACGAGGAGAAGGGTCCGGCCACCTTCACGGGATTCCTCCCGCCCCGGATACCCCTCGGCCGGCTCATGAAGAATCGTGGGACGAAGGCCGCACCCTGCTATCGCCTGTGAGGACCGGCAAGTCATCCTTTTCGGATGAGGTGCTCTTCCCCGGGCGCGGTGCAGACGATACAAAGCCCGCAATCGGGCCTCGCTGCGCTCGGGCAGCCCAAGCATTTTTCTTTTCCTTTTTTGCTGCTGTCCGTTGGATCCTACGTGCCCGCTCCACCGGCGCAACCGTCCTCCGGACGGCCGCGCACCGGACGCCTTGGGTCGGCGCTGCGCTTATTTCCTCCCACAACCCACCCGCTGCTTGCCCTTCGGGTTGCCCCGGCTCCGTCAGGCACAGCTACGCGATGCTCCGCCAGCAGGCAAAAAACATGGTGGGGGAGAGGGATGGCCGGTACTCCAGGCACCCGCCCCGCCCCAGCGAAACGGAGCATCACCTCATGAGCACAGCAACAATGACCCACACGACAACGGCCGACACCGCCGAACCGGTCACCGCCCCGGCCCTTCCCGCCGACGACCGGTCAGGGGACGGGTACGACTGGATGGACACCCTCGACGGCACCGCCTGGTCCGTGTTGCCGAACTGGGGCAGCGAGGGCTGGGATGCAGGGTCCTGGCCCTACATTATCTTCGCCGTCGCCCGCACCCGGGACGGGAACGGGGAACTGTTCGGCTACGGCACCTACGTCGAAGGAGACACCGCCACCCACTGGTTCCGGACCCAGGACGCCTGCTTCGAAGCAATCACCGCCGAAGTCTTCTTCCACTGGGCCTCCGGCCAGTCCGACGGCCCCGACAACCTCCCAGCCACAGCCACAGCCGCAGAACTGCCGCACCAGGACCGGAAGCCCTACCCGGGCTGGACGGACTAGAAGCGCTCCGGTGCCCCGGCCGCGAACCGGCCGGGACACCCGATAGGCACGCCAACATCCATTGACAACATCATTGAGATTCCTTCGAAATATACCCTGCGATCGGACCCCGGAGCCGGGCCCGGGACAAATATCTAAGGGACATTAGCCCCCAGGGAGCGTGGCCGTGTGAGACTGGGGGCATCGGACTCAATCGAGACTGGCAACCCGGCTGCACCCAGAAGCTCCAAGGAGCCACCCAGACATGAACAGTCAAGACCCCAACGCCTCCGGCCGCCCCCAAATTCACGAGCAAAGCCAGGCCCGGCCCGACCTCAGCAGCCTCCACGTCCGCGAGGACATCGCCGTCACCGGGCTCTGCGGCAACGTTCATCTCCCCACCGGCCGGACCTGCGATGCGTCCGAGCGGCACGACGGTTCCTGCAATTTCATTGGCCCCGAGGACGCGGAAAACCTGGCAGCGCACTAATCAGCAGCCCCGGCTGCAGCCGGAGCTGGTTGCCGGCCGGTACCGCGCGTACGCTCGCCGTGTGGACATTGTCGAATTCCTGTCCGAGCGGATCAGCGAGGACGAGGCTGTAGCCAGGACCCTCCTCGGCGACCGGACTGTCTCGAAATCCGGTGCCTGGTACGAGCAGCGGCTGTTGCTTGAATGCGAGGCCAAGCGGCGCCTGATCCGCATCGTGGAATCGGCCCGGCAGGCGGCCCTGGCTGCGCTGGTCAGCGACCCCGGTCAGGACGCGGGCTGGATCCCGCAGTCCCTGGAGTGGATGGAACACTCGCTCTACGCCCTGGCCCTGCCCTACTACGACCACCCGGACTTCCACCAGGACTGGTTCCGCGCCTAGGCCTCTGCCTGATTGATCAGGGCCGCTTCGTTCAGGCGGCCAACGGCGGCGGGATCCCGCCGCCTCAGGATCCCGCCGGCGGGCATCGCCTTTCGCTGGTCCCCGCGAAGTAATGCCAAAGGTCCGTGTGCAATAGACAGTCCCGGGCCTAAGCTAGGACCGGGGGCGCTCAGTAGCGAAGACGCTTAAGGGAGGCCAGTATGTTCAGCCACGTCCGCCGTCCGGGGTCATCACGGGAGCCCGCGGTTACCGCCGCCGGGCCGCGCCAGAATCCCGGGACCGCCGCGCCCCCGCCCAAGACCGGCACACTGATCCGGGGAATCGTGGGCGTCCTCGCAGCGCTGAGCCTGACCGTCGCCGGAGGCCTCGTCACGGCCCTCCCCTCAACCGGCGCCGAGCGGGAACAAAGCTACATTGTGGTGCTGAAGGACGGCGTCGTGGACGCCGGCACCGCAGCCGCAGCCCAGCAGGGCAGCTACGGCCTAACCGTGTCCACGGTCTACCGCGATGCCGTGAGCGGTTACGCCGCGAAAATGACACCATCCGTCGCGGCCCGCCTCGCTGCGGACCCGGGCGTTGATTTCATCACCGTGGCCAGGGAATTCCAGAAACCCAAGGACCCCGCACCGAGTACCCAGGTGGCGCCGCTCTGGTGGCTGAGGATCGGAGGCACTCCCCCCGAAGACCGGCACCATAAATCATCGGACGCTGTCGACGTCAACGTGGCCGTGATCGACAGCGGCATCGACGGAACCCATCCGGACCTCAATGTGCGCGGCGGCATCGACTGCTCCACAGGCTCGCCCGCCGAGGTGACCCCCACGGACAAAGTCGGACACGGGACCTTCGTGGCCGGGGTGATCGGCGCCAAGGACAACAAACGGGGCGTGATCGGCACGGCACCGGGAACCCCGCTGTGGTCGGTGCGCGTGGTGAACGACTCCGATGTGATCACCGAAGAAATGCTCATCTGCGCCATCGACTGGGTGACGGCAACGCGCAAGGACAAGGATCCGGACAACGACATCGAGGTGGCCAACATCAGCATCGGCGGGCCGGGCACCGAAACCGCCAACTGCGGCAAGGGAACGGATCCGATGCACTACGCCATCTGCCGCTCGGTCAAAGCCGGCGTCGCCTACGCCGTGGCGGCCGGCAACTCCGGTCAGGACATCGCCGGCTTTGTCCCGGCCACCTACGACGAGGTGCTGACCGCCACGGCGATGGCGGACTTCGACGGCAAGCCCGACGGCCTCGCCGCCCCGGTCTGCGGGCCCGAGGACTGGACCGAGATCGGGCAGCTGGATGACCGGCCGGCGTTCTTCTCCAACTTCGCCAGCAAGTCCAAGGACAAGGCCCATACCGTCGCCGGCCCAGGGGTCTGCATCACCTCCACCTCCATTGCGCCGGAAGGCTATGCGGTGGCCCACGGAACCAGTTTCGCAAGCCCCGTCGTCGCCGGCTCGCTGGCGCTGTGCATCAGCGAAGGGGAATGTGAGGGCTCGGGCAAGGAAGTGATGTCCCAGTTCATGGATCTCACCGCCGCGTACAACAAGAAACACCGCGACTTCGGCTTCGAAGGCGACCCGTTGCGCCCGATGGACGGGCAGTACTACGGCTACCTCGCCCAGATCGCGAAGTACTGACCACCGGCCCGGCCCTTAACGGATCCAGGCCAAGGCCAGCTAGGAACGGAACCGGATCCACCGCCACCAAGGACGGCGGATCCGGTCCTGTTCCTGCCCTGCCGCTTGTGCTGCGGCCTGCTCTGCGGCGGCTGCGAGCGCCGCCCGGCGTTCCGCCCAGTTCCGAACCTCGGTGTCGACATCGCGGGTCCTGGTGACAACCGGCGGTCCGCCCTGCAATTGCCGCCGCGCATCAATTACGCGGGCATTGAAATCCTCCAGGAGCTGGCGGACCGGTTTTTCGGACTGGAACTCGTCGATCCGGTCGTCGAGCCCGGCGTCCTCGGTGCGGAGCAGGATGGCTTTGGGCCCCATCCCGGTGATATTTTCGCGCTGGATCAGGCCCTTTACCCACCAGTCAGGGTCGTATTTTTCGCCCAGCCCGGGAACGGGTTTTCCGGCGTATTTGAGGTGGTCGAATTTTCCCTGCGCCATGGCATCCCGGATCAGGTACTCGGCCCTGGCGGCGTCGTCGAATTTTGCGCGCAGTCCGCGTTCCTTCTCTTCGGCTGCGGCCAGCTCCTCCTCTTCCTGCACCGTCATTCCGCTCACCCGCAGGGCGCGGAGTTCCGCTGCACGCTCCACCCTGCGCCGGAACGACCCGCCTGACGCGTCGCTCATGGCCTCCCACCCTTCATAGCTGCCCGAGATGCATCCTGCTTCCAGTATGCGAATCAAAGACCGGGCGGCCAAGGAGAAAGCTGCGGCGCTTCGGACCGCGGCTTCGGCGGCCCCTTGGGTCCGGGTGAGCCGTCCAGAACAGGGCCGTTCGACCCCCGGCTGCACGCCCGGGGGGTCCAGTACACTCATGCAATGAGGCTTCTGTACATCACAGAAAGTGTGCCCAACCGGGACCCCGTGTTCGGTGACGGCAGCTCGATGATCCCTTATGAGATTCTGCGGAATCTGCCGGCGGACGTTGACGTGACCCTGCTGACCTACGCGGGGCCGGTCGGGCTGCCGGACGAGGTGTTCAGCCGTTGTGAGTCGGTCCAGGTTCTGACTCCCCGGAGCCGCAAGGCGGCGTTCGTGCGGTCCTTCGCCGGCCTGAACGGTGTGGGAAAGCACGAACGTGCCACTGCGGAAGCCATTTCCACGGCAGCCAGGCTGTCAGCGGACAGTGATGCGACCCTGATCCACGGCCCGCACGCCCTCTTCCTCGCCCGCCACGTGCAGGGGCCGGTGGTCCTGCAGACAGTGGACCCTTGGTCGATCAGGGCCGGGATGGACAGTGCCATTGCGCCACGTTTCCTGCGGCCGGCGTACCGGGCGCGGGAGCGCCGGGCGCTGCGGGCCGAACACCGCCTGCCTGCAAGGGCCCGCCTCCTCACGGTGGGGTCCCGGGACGCCGTTGAATGGTCTGAGCGTCTGGGCCGGCCGGTGCGGAGCATCCCGAACGGTGCCGAGCGGGCCCTCCGCCCCGCCGCAAGGCAGTCCGGCCCCGTGGTCTGCTTCGTCGGCAGCCTGAACTACGGGCCCAACATCGACAGCGCGAAGGTCCTGGTCGGCAAGATCGCTCCCCTGGTGTGGGAGAAGGTGCCCGAGGCCAGGTTTGTCCTCGCGGGGCGCCGTCCCGGGCCGGATGTGCTCTCGTTGGCCGGCCCCCGGGTGGAGGTCCTGGCCAATGTGCCGTCGGTCCTTGACGTCTTCCAGTCAGCTGATGTGGCAGCCTTTCCCGACGAGCATGGCGTTGGCATCCGGAACTCGGTCCGCGAGGCGCTGGCTGCCGGCCTTCCCGTGGTTGCCACGCCGGTCGCCGCGCGTGAACAGGACCCCCATCCCTTGCTGACCGTCGAGCAGGACACCTCGAGGTTCGTTGATCACGTCGTGAACCGGCTGACAGGGCCCCGGCCAGGGCCTGCAGAGCGTGACGCCGACGCCGTCCGGACCTGGCAGACGGTCACGCAGGAGTACCTGGCCGAGCTGCGCAGCGCGATCCATCCCGGCAGCACCGGCCTGCCGCTTGGAAGCTCACCGGCATGACGTCCGCTCCCGGGGACCTGGCCCGGACCGGCGTCCGGGGCGCCATCTGGCAGGGGCTGGCATTCGCCAGCGGGAGAATCATCGTCCTGGCCACGACGATCGTGCTGGCCCGGCTGCTGTCTCCCGAGGAGTACGGTTTGGTGGCCCTGGCCCTGGTCCTCATTGCCTACACGGAGACCATTGCCGACGCCGGGGTGGCCCAGGCCTTGGTCTACCTGCCACGTGCCGGGGTTATTGCCAGATCTGCGCTGCTGATCTCGGTGGTGCTGGGCACGCTCCTGGGCCTGGGCGCCTTCCTTGCCGGGCCCCTGATTGCCCAGCTCTTCAGCCTGCCCGAGGTGGAACCCCTGGTCCAGGTCCTGGGGATCTCGGTGCTGGCCACCTCGCTGGGCGCTGTCCCCGAGGCCCTGCTGCGGCGTGACCTGCAGTTCAAGAAACTCACGGCGGCTCCCGTTATTCGAGCCGCCACGATGGGCACGGTGACCCTCAGCCTGGCATTGTCCGGCCATGGCGCCTGGTCACTGGCCGTGGGAACAGCTGCCGGGTCCGTGGCTTACGCCGCGACGTGCTGGTTCCTGGTTGGCAGGAGCGCGCCGTGGCAGATCTGGCGTGTTGGCAAAGATGCCCTCCGGGCCAACTTGAAATACGGCGCACCGGTCGCCGGCAGCAGCCTGCTGGCACGGTTGATCTTCGACATCGATTACCTCATCATCGGCCTGTTCCTCGGGGCGCAGGCACTGGGCTACTACACCCTGGCTTTCCGCCTCCCCGAGGTGCTCATCCTCAACGTGTTCTTCGTCCTCTCGACCGTCCTGTTTCCCTTGTATTCCCAGGTGCGCAGCGAGCCGGAACGGCTCCGCTCCGGCTATCTGACCAGCGTGCGGATCCAGTCCCTGTATGGCGTCACCACCGGTGTGGGGTTGGCCGTCGTGGCTCCGGTTCTGGTGCCGCTGGTCTTCGGCGAGAAGTGGATGGACGCCGTGTTGCCCCTCGTGTTCCTCGCCCTCTATGCCGCGGCCCGCTCGCTGGGCGCGGGCGCCAATGACGTGTACAAGGCCATCGGCCGTCCAGGCCTCTCGATCTGGGTGTCGCTGGTGCGGCTCGTGATCCTGCTGCCGGTCCTGCTGTTCGCCACCCAGTGGGGCATCGTGGGCATCGCGTGCGCGCAGTTCGTCGTCGCAGTGCTCTTCGCCAGCGGCATGCAGTTCGTGGCCGCCAGGGTCATTCAGCTGCGGGCGCGCGAACTGCTCCGCGCCGTGGCGCCCGGCCTGGTCTGCGGGGCGGCCGTGGCGTTGGCGGGCCTCGGCATCCTGGCGGCGCCGGTCCTGGGCGGTGTGACCACCCTGATCCTGGTAGTCCCCACGGCCGTTGCGTTGGTCTACGCGGTGCTTCGGTTCGGGTTTCGGCCGCTGCATGATGAGCTGGTGCAGCTGGTCCGCCGCCGCTGAGCCCGAAGTCCCGCCGACTCAGTCTGGCTGCCGGACAAGGCGTTCTCAGCTCTCCGGCCGGCGGCCGGTCACGGTCCCCTCCGGGACCGCCACCTCGAACAAATGCAGCACCAGGGCAAGACGGGCCATAACGGCCTTTGCCCATCCGAAGCGGACCCCTCTGTGCAGCGACAGCGTGTCCAGGACCGCCGTCGGCTGCGCCACGGGAACCATGCGGCCCGGGCTGTCCAGGCTGGTCGCGTGCCAGTAGACGCTGACGTCCTCGAAACCCTGCCGCTCAAAGGTGTGCTTCCACCCCGCCAGCGTGCGCGGGCCCGAGCGCCGAAGGAACGACCGTTTCACCTGGGCGCACATCCAGCCTCCGGGCTGGACCGCCGCCGCCGCGTCGCGGAAAAGCGGCAGCGCGGGCTCCCTGAGCAGCACAACCTCGAACCTCTCATCCGGGGTGCCGTTGCGGCCGGCCTGGATGCGGGCGGCGGCGGGGTCCAGGAGATGGAGCGCCGTCATCAGTTCCGGACCGATCACTCCGCCGTACCCCACGCTGCGGGGCTGCAATACGGGTATCAGGAACCGCCAGTCGAGCAGCCGCCAGAGGTGCAGCGAGAGGGCAGCCGCATCCCCCGGAGCCGCCCCGGTGGTGTCCGGGGCGCCCGGGCACATCCGATGCCACACCGTGTTCGTGGCCAGCCGCTGGACCAGGGGCTGGGGCTGTGCTGCGTCGAGTATCCGGGATCCGGGCAGCCGGTCGGCCAGCTGCAGGTACGACTGCCGCCATTTCTCCAGAATCTCCGCTGTGTGTTCGCCTTTCCGGGAGAACATCACGTCACCGGGCACGTCCAGGACCAGCAGGAGGTCGGGGGCGGCGCCCAGCCAAACGGCGAGGGCGTTGGAGACGCCGCCCTTGGGTTTGCTCTCCCCGGCCCCGGGCAGCAGGGCATCGTAGGCGACTCGATCCATCAGCACCAGGCGCCCGCGGAGTCGGTGGTACCGGGCGGCCATGCCGCCTTTGAGGGCGCGGATCATCTTCTTCGCGGTTCGCCCGCCGGGGACCCGGTGCAGCCAGCCGTCCCACGGACCCGCGCCCCACAGTCCCATGTAGACGTAGGCGGTAGGGATCGGGAAAGCTGCCCGCAGGCCGTGGAGCAGCGTGGTCTTGCCGGCGCCGTCGGGGGCCATCACCCCCACCACCAGGCCCCGGCCCGGCAGCCTCGGCCTGAGCTGGCGCAGGGCGCGGTTCCGCAGGGCGAGCGCCGGCGTGCGCAGGCGCGCGGCCCTGGTCCAGCCGGACCTCAGCCGGGCTGCCATGGCGGGGGCTTCGTCAAATCTTCCGGCACGGACCAGTTCCAGCAGGGACGCGGCGGCGCCCGCCCCGCTGCGCTGGTCCACGTATGCGGCGATGCGGTCCTCCGCGGAGGCGACCGCGGCAGCCACCCGGGCGCTTTGTTCGCGCTGCGGCTGGATCTGCCCTTTGTCCAGGGCGAGATGGAGCAGTTGCAGCCAGGCCTGGTCGTCCGGCGCGGGCAGCCACAGGGCACCGTTCCGGACCCGCCGCTCAAGGCAGCCCGGCGCCAACGGGGTCCGCCACTGCTGGAAGGGCCCGAAGGAGATTTCCGAGACGATGTCCAGTTTCAGCCACAGCTCACCGGAGTCCGAATAGCCGAAGTAGAAGCGGTGGCTTCCGTGCCCGGCGGCGCGCACCCGGCACAGTCCGATCCCGTTCATCAGCTCATCCAGGCCCGGCAGCATCCCGCCTGCCACGAGGATGTCCACATCCCCGGAGGGCAGGGCGAGGTCGTCCTCACCGCGGAGCAGGAGCCAGGCCAGTCCCGTTTCGTCAAGGGCGTGAAACGCCCTGGCCACCGTCGGATGCAGGGCCGAATGGCTGGTTTGCGGGAGGGCGGTCACGCGCGCCGCCGCCGAGCGTGTCCCCCGCGGCGGGGGCGCCTGGGCTTCGTTGCGAACCGCGTGAACCATGTGGGACCTCCTTGGCCGGGCCACCAGCCGGCTGCCGGGTGGAGCCGTCCCACCACGTCCACTCACCCGCTTCAGCCACCGGAAGACACCAACGACGAGCGGCCGTTGGAGCCGTGTACTGAAGCCTACGATCCGCGCCGCGGGGGTGTCACCAGTAGCCGCTTCTGGTCCGGCAAGGCATATCTACTTGAGCGGTGCGCTTAACCCACGTAGGGCTACTCGCCGAGTCAGGCCCGGCTGTCAGGCGCTCAGAGCGTCGGCAGCACCTGTTCGCGGACCTGCTTGCGCAGGATCTTGCCGAGCATCGAGCGCGGCATGTCAGGGATGGCGACAATCCGCCGGGGGACCTTGTAGCCGGTCAGGTGCTCGCGGCAGTGTCCGCGAAGGGCGTCCTCGTCCAGCACCGTGCCGGGTTCAAGCTCGACGGCGGCGACCACCATCTCGCCGCCCCGCTCGAGTGGTTTGCCAACGACGGCAGCGTCCTTGATGTCCGGGTGCAGCCGCAGCACCGTTTCCACCTCGGTGGGCGAGACGTTGAAGCCGCCGGTGATGATGAGCTCCTTGGCCCGGTCAACGATCGTGGTGAAACCGTCCCCGTCGACGGTCACGACGTCACCGGTCCGCAGCCAGCCGTCGGCGGTGAGTGTCTTCGCTGTTTCCTCCGGGTTGTTCCAGTAGCCCTGGAACACCTGCGGGCCTTTCAGCAGCAGCTCCCCCGGCTGGCCCGGCGCCACCTCGACCGCGGGATCGTGCAGGTCCACGACCTTCATCATGGTCGAGGGGAACGGCACCCCGATCGTGCCATTCCGGCGTGTGGGGTGGAAGGGGTTGCCCAGCGCGACCGGGGAGGATTCGGTCATGCCGTAGCCCTCCACCAGCAGCCCGCCGGAGACCGACTCCCACAGTTCCACCACATGATCCGGCAGGTTCATGGCGCCGGAGATGCAGTACTTGCAGGACCGGAGCGAGATGCCCTTCTCTTTCGCTGCCATGGCGGTGCGCTCGTAGATCGGCGGGACCGCGCAGTAGACCGTGGCGGGCGATTTCTTCATGGCGGCCAGCACAAGCTCGGGGTCGAACTTGGGGAACAGAACCAGCAGGCCCTGCTTGCGGATGCCATAGGTGAGGTAAAGCGTCATGCCGAAGGCATGGAACATCGGCAGGATCGCGTAGAAGATTTCCTTGCGGTACTCGGCCCCCTGCATCCAGGCCTCACCCTGCAGGGCGTTGGAGTACAGGTTGAAGTGGGTGAGCATGGCGCCCTTGGGACGGCCGGTGGTTCCCGAGGTGTACTGGATCGCGGCCAGGTCACCCACCGAGGGGCGGGGGTGTTCCGGGTCGATGCGGCCGTGGCTGAGAAGTTCCTTCCACGGGAC
It includes:
- a CDS encoding GAF and ANTAR domain-containing protein is translated as MTSPSDESAVSDLQDLITESGTVSEFLNELALFAARTISPAIGRPVECAVALRRRRRTITIAGSSEEARALDQIEQALGAGPCMLALETNTTVLLNDVNGDPRWPDFQHELTNRGYHAVLGIPLELGKDSWAALDLFAPAAGAFTPASIAIAENFATIAGDALRLAVRIGTAQLLAEDLKAAMTSRSTIDLACGAIMAQNRCSQEEAFAILTRASNHRNQKLHQVAEELLLGLSGHVPPSARFEA
- a CDS encoding transposase, with translation MDAAKSQHTTVPAQHLGELIVAALAQEVITLNEELAELDALISEKVTEHRHTRTLLSMPGFGPFLAAEFLGATGGDLTVFQTADRFAGVAGLAPARRDSGRITGNHHRPRRYDRRLLRVFYLSGLSALKAAPPPGPTTTENGPKAKPTSRPCSPRPGEG
- a CDS encoding response regulator transcription factor, which gives rise to MGLPLDAAAARERAPGSVRVFVVDSHELVREGLRDFLEGEGLEVVGECWSAAEASRRIVEAGADVAVLDGPLPDGTGIEVCRYVRSVDSDLQCLMMTSYVDDEVLRSVVLAGAAGCVLRQVRGLHLAEAIRRAATGESLLGTEVVDRARAWFANAAADPGFGDLAGAEREVLALIGKGLSDRQISEALGLAETRVRELVSTLLVKLGFGGGSGPAVGRPTDALP
- a CDS encoding DUF6221 family protein, which codes for MDIVEFLSERISEDEAVARTLLGDRTVSKSGAWYEQRLLLECEAKRRLIRIVESARQAALAALVSDPGQDAGWIPQSLEWMEHSLYALALPYYDHPDFHQDWFRA
- a CDS encoding S8 family peptidase, with the protein product MFSHVRRPGSSREPAVTAAGPRQNPGTAAPPPKTGTLIRGIVGVLAALSLTVAGGLVTALPSTGAEREQSYIVVLKDGVVDAGTAAAAQQGSYGLTVSTVYRDAVSGYAAKMTPSVAARLAADPGVDFITVAREFQKPKDPAPSTQVAPLWWLRIGGTPPEDRHHKSSDAVDVNVAVIDSGIDGTHPDLNVRGGIDCSTGSPAEVTPTDKVGHGTFVAGVIGAKDNKRGVIGTAPGTPLWSVRVVNDSDVITEEMLICAIDWVTATRKDKDPDNDIEVANISIGGPGTETANCGKGTDPMHYAICRSVKAGVAYAVAAGNSGQDIAGFVPATYDEVLTATAMADFDGKPDGLAAPVCGPEDWTEIGQLDDRPAFFSNFASKSKDKAHTVAGPGVCITSTSIAPEGYAVAHGTSFASPVVAGSLALCISEGECEGSGKEVMSQFMDLTAAYNKKHRDFGFEGDPLRPMDGQYYGYLAQIAKY
- a CDS encoding J-domain-containing protein encodes the protein MSDASGGSFRRRVERAAELRALRVSGMTVQEEEELAAAEEKERGLRAKFDDAARAEYLIRDAMAQGKFDHLKYAGKPVPGLGEKYDPDWWVKGLIQRENITGMGPKAILLRTEDAGLDDRIDEFQSEKPVRQLLEDFNARVIDARRQLQGGPPVVTRTRDVDTEVRNWAERRAALAAAAEQAAAQAAGQEQDRIRRPWWRWIRFRS
- a CDS encoding glycosyltransferase, which produces MRLLYITESVPNRDPVFGDGSSMIPYEILRNLPADVDVTLLTYAGPVGLPDEVFSRCESVQVLTPRSRKAAFVRSFAGLNGVGKHERATAEAISTAARLSADSDATLIHGPHALFLARHVQGPVVLQTVDPWSIRAGMDSAIAPRFLRPAYRARERRALRAEHRLPARARLLTVGSRDAVEWSERLGRPVRSIPNGAERALRPAARQSGPVVCFVGSLNYGPNIDSAKVLVGKIAPLVWEKVPEARFVLAGRRPGPDVLSLAGPRVEVLANVPSVLDVFQSADVAAFPDEHGVGIRNSVREALAAGLPVVATPVAAREQDPHPLLTVEQDTSRFVDHVVNRLTGPRPGPAERDADAVRTWQTVTQEYLAELRSAIHPGSTGLPLGSSPA